In Periophthalmus magnuspinnatus isolate fPerMag1 chromosome 9, fPerMag1.2.pri, whole genome shotgun sequence, the sequence gtgtccaccaacgggttcggggattgccgcagcgacaagcaccgcagaccttacgaccacaactacgaacagccgcatcgacaatagaggtggagaacatggcccactcagagtccatgtccccagcctccctcgggatcagggagaagctctcccggaggtgggagttgaagacccctctgacagagggctctgccaggcattcccagcagaccctcacgatgcgcttgggcctgccaggtcaactcaccaccaggtggtgatcagttgacagctcagcccttctcttcacctgagtgtccaagacattcagtcggaggtcagatgacacaacaacaaagccgatcatcgacctccgacctagagtgtcctggtgccacgtgcaccgatggacacccttgtgctcgaacatggtgtttgttaaggacaaactgtgactagcacacaAGTCCTATAACAAAACatcactcgggttcagatcagggaggccatttctcccaatcacgcccctccaagtgtcactgtcattacccacatgggcattgaagtccccccggtagcgctcaacctcccgcacaagctcaggctccttcccccccagcgaggtgacattccatgtccccagagctagtctccatgtccggagttccggtcgtcgaggtccccaccttcgactgccgcccagatctctctgcacccgcccctcatggctcctctcgcaggtggtgggtccacgggaggacggccccacgtcgttccttcgggctgggcctggccgggccccatggggaaaggcccggccaccaggcgctcgctgccgagcacccaccccaggcctggctccagggtggggccccggtaacgccagtccgggcgacgtaaacggccttgttgtttttctcttcatgatgggcttctgaactgctcttagtctgaccggtccccctggacctgtttgccatgagtgaccctaccaggggcatgaagcccccgacaacatagcccccaggatcattcgggtgctcaaacccctccaccacgttaaggtggcggttcggggaggggtgtCACATAAGTgtcacttgaaaaaaaaaaaaaagtctacttaagtaaaagcgtaacctttgatttatttgatgtatgttattttatatattaacattaatttggggcatttgtattttgtttattactttgtacttgttttattaataagtaatatttatttatattatgtttggGTAAATTACATTTAATGTTGGTTCCTATTGTTGTTGCGGTGCAGTGCATTTGGGGAGTGTGAACGCACACAGGGCGCGCACGTGTTAAGAGTGTCGGTTGTTCAATAAAGAGATGAGCTGTGCACTGTCCTGCCTTGTTGGTGATTTTAGCTAGGAAAAGAGCAAGAAAGTCAATAACTCATATCTAAATGTAACCCGCCGTACTCACAGCCTCCGGAGACTGGGAAGACCGATATTTAAGGGttacaaaagtattaaagtaccggtgtaaacatgtacttaaagagtaaaaagcaaaaatatttcatgcagattttgagattttataAAGCTTAAGATGTAGGCAGATAATGAAAAATGATGATCATAGTTGTGATAAGGCTTGACAGAGAGGGAGGCGTGAACGCTGTAGGAGCTATTGGCCTATTTTACagtagtttattatttttgattatagGAAATTAGTTTGCCAGTTTATTTTAGgttaatttgcatatttaatatatctttttgattttttactatttcttatgttttgcttttctgggtcggaattccaaatgtggaactctgctccaaattcacccctataagtGCCAGCCTTGATGGGCTTTATTTGGCTGGAGTCAAaggctatggatgacgtcacactcccttagtccactttatagtctatggttaccacaaggtggagtgttttctgtttcagaaaATAACTCATCCTAGatatggagggtttgtgtgttaaacatgtgtgaatgaaacaaaacacaactccaggtctgtttgtgatgaggaaacaacattataacactagCAAACCCTTCATCGTAATGTCTTCTGCCGGGGTCTGATCGCCAAAGACAACTCATTCAATAAAGCTTACTAATACTTCTCAAGAAATTTGTTCAAGAAAAATGGCTTGgccctatgttacacaaaactaaCTCTTGTGAGGcccaagccatgttataatgttgttacctcatcaaaaacatatctggagttgtgttttgcttcatttagacatgtttgagtaatcctggtttattagtctgtacatctccaaagatcaaaatgctctgtttcatcttgtgatctcatgaagcaatagttttaaagttaagttactttttatcttttaattcagtagagatgggcaattacagggctgaaatagtccaaatgattatagtgaagttgtgtggagtttaaaaacacagtggagcacttcctgtattgccacatcacatcacacgggggaagtgttttctgtttgagagaagaactcagcctaaatatggagggtttgtgttttaaaattgtgtaaatgaaacaaaacaaaactcccaggatgtttttgatgaggaacattataacagaccAGAAAATTGCGTAACATGAGCCttttaataaagtatttttggTACTGTTACAATTTTCCCTGTGTGCTCATTACAAGTGGAAGTTGGAGAACTTGTTTTGTCAGCAGCAATGTGCTCATTATTGGGTTCGTTGGAAAGGTCATGCTGATACTCATCCTGCTCAGAAATGATTGTCGAATTCCTGGTAAAAACATGAAGCCCAAATATCACGCCACCTCCTCGTGTCAATAAAGAGTTCTTTTACTGATGACTGGATGAATCTTTAATTGATACAAGTGCAAACTTGATTGTAGATGACAACAATGCTGTCAAACCACCAAACCACCGAACCACCGTCGAACTAAATCATTTACATAAATTACAATTAGAAATATAATAATTGAAgacataaaataacaaatgaaaCTACAAACACATACCTCGCTGGCTGACCCAAATTTAGGAGGTAGAGTGAGCTTTACTTTGATTAACTTTGTGTAACTTTAATATATCTTGCAAACACGCCACACTTTTCAGGTAAAAACCAGGCGTGCGTTCCCTTTCAGCGGTCGAGCggaaccaaacaaaaaacaacagttcCTACCTcactaccaaaataaaacactaaaataccaTATAacatattattaacattaacattatttaaataaactataaatcaAAATGATGGCAGTAAAACCAAAAATCAAGCTCTGGGCAGTCAGCAGAGGTGCTGCCAGCAGCTTAAAAACGTTTGgataagaagtaaaagtataactaAAATCTGAGACCTATTGTGTACAGTTTCGTCTTGTaggctacactaagtgtgaattGTGCCTGCGTCATAcatagcataatcattcaggcccctaatgtaaactgtaaacataaggtgtgtcagtttcagtgttgttagctcctcccttcagacagatataaggcagtgtccagcagtaatctgaccagaactgaagaagtggtttggatgagcagcgacatgtcttcacttctacaactttttgtccaattgacagattttaatttttcaaataacaaatatatatttttttcaaataacaaatgaacaacaaataaaacaaatggtaCAAAGAATTTGTAGCCCTTTCTCTCAAGCCCACAATGACATGTGTCGTGTTCATGCACACGTGACTTACAGGACTTTGACAATGAGACGCACTAACTGCGATCCTCTCAGAACAATCAGAACTATTGTTttgtaataattattaattaagtacTTAAACGCTTAATCATCCTACTTCAATtcaccctaaaaaaaaaaacattgttaggctttattaagaaaataaatgtccAAACTAGCAAAACTACAAAAGCAGAAATGCTCTAAACGATGAATAGATCTGCTACACACGCTACAGCCAACATGAAGACAAAATCCAACAGAACGATCTGCTTTTAAGTTTCATATATGTGTACTACTCTAAACTATCATCTGTAATAGGCATATAGTTTTATCTTAGATCagtttactgtttgttttgttctttataaATTTTCATTATAAAGCAAAAGGGTGAAAACAACaagatttatccaaaacaattttactttaatataatcacattattacataaaaatgtaaatattgaacTGAACCCAATGACCTGCATTTAGCaaataataagaataacaaACATGTAGGGTCTCCATGCTTTATCAAAATATTACACtgaattgaacatttttacagatatttttttgttcCCACATTCTGATAAATATCTATCCACAGATTCAGCGTTATCAGAATGCTGACGCTGCCgttaatatttaataattgtTGGAGCAGTGAACGCCCATATTATTCATGTCATTGTTGACTTTGGTCATCTCTAATAGCAGGCTTATTGTCTTTTTAGTTGTCACCATCTCACACTGGCCCGTTGCTGGAGAGTTACACCCCAGTTCGCTCATTGTCATTACATGGTATATGGAGATATTATAAAGGTGCTGGTCAGGTcttgctggaaaaaaaaaaaaagcagaaaaggCCCAAAAAGATTCATATTAATTCATACTGATTGTAGGCtataataaaatgtacagtGTCCCCTACCTCATCACTAAGAGTCAGGTATGAGGCCCTCCCTTCCCGAAATAGTGTTAcatatttattacagttttctGCCCGGATACAGAAGTAgtgattttgaacattttctatTTGAAACCAAGGCTCCAAATTCTGGATATGTTCCTTAATAATGGCTTCATCTTTGGTTTGTATCAACGGGGTCAGCTGTGAACATAAAACAAAGTCtactcaaagttttttttaagtccataaacacacagacagacagtggtggatgaagtactcaattctgttgctcaagtaaaagtacagatactgaggcaaaaagtcactcaagtaaaagtatcacataaaaaaaatctacttaagtaaaaaatatttaaggatatatttaaaaatgtacttttagagtaaaaagtaaaacaatttcACACAAGTATTCTTAATTtgttagtgttaaatgtagtgatattgattaaaaattatacatattttggtcaacagttacaatacaaatccatttcatttttcttatgaattttatgcaggctatttatttttgtttgaccaaagccaaagcttgaactcgaaagcTTTAGTGAGGAtgttggtaaaaaataacccctcaaatcatatcaaaagtactttttccttttcagtccagttaaaaatgcaatggagtaaaagtaaaaagaacccactttaaaattttataagtacagatacttatctttttttttagtacagtactttagtacttttactttgttaccttccaccgcAGATTAGATCAGGGGTCAGGAACCTATGGCTCGTGAGCCAGATGTGGCTCTTTTGATGACTGCACCTGGCTCTCAGATAAATCCtaacacaataagtaatgaataaatcGTCTGATATTCAAGTAAAACATTACAGAAACCacagtgttaaaaataatctttaaaaaaaaaatcttgtgcattttaatccataaataaatgttttactgCACCTGTTCAGGGCGGAGCTGGAGCCAGTCACCCCTGTTCTTTAGGGTGTGGGAGTATAGGAGAGTCCACGCCTGTTTGTATTGGATTATATGCAGTAGCCTACACGAGTCATTGTGAGGTTAAGTAAACTTGCTGCCTTTTAACCAGTAAATCAGCTAGCTAATTTATGGAGAGAAGATgacgaaaagaaaaaaaaggatgaGGAGTACGGTACATTTTCAGTATGAATGGACAGTCTAATATGCAATGATAAAATGTCATTGCTGAAACGCTCAGATATAAAGCGACACTTTTACACATGCCATGCCACATTTGCATCGAAATATCCAGCGGGGGACACTAAACAGAGAGCAAGCAACAGCAGCACCTCCTGTATGGACCCATCAAGATGACAGATAGTTTACAAAAACATTCAGGCATGATATGGCTAATAAACTTTTTGAAGACTTTACGAATAAAGATAAGATAATCAAAGTAATAAAAGACAAGCCTTTATCAGCAAGAAGTGTTCATGATCGTCATCTTTGGATGAGTCAACAGTTCAGTGTGATCGTAAAGTATGCTGCTTGTAACACTGCGTGAGGAAAGTCTCAACAAGGAGAGGATTTATTCAAGTCTTTCATGGAGTTTGCAAAAGAAAGACCTATTCAGATGGATAAACGTATTTATCCATCACCATTAATGGCAAgaagtattttatgtattagaTACCACTGGATAACATTCAGACCTCTTATACTCTCAACTTGTTGGTCTTatttaaaaattcacacatttagttgtattcagagttaaACAAATTGTATGGCTCTCACATtgtaaaatatgtgacttttttggctcTCTCAGCTAAAAAGGTTCCCAACCCCTGGATTAGATTATGCAAAACAAATCTCCCACCACCATTATCATCTCCTACCTCCAGTTTACTTTGTTTCACTGTCACCACGTAGGTTTCACTGCTACCATACTGAAAAAGTAATGCAATTCTGTTGCCAATTTTCCATATCACCAGGTCTCCTATAAAGACAGAAAAATACTCAAAGACACAGAAAAATGCTCAAAACACACAATATCAAAAAGCCATACTCTTGATGGCTCCGTCTTGGACGAACATCGCTTCCAACTTCAACCCAGTCTTTTTGGTTAGTTTTACGCATGTCCCACGTTTACACATCAGGGTGGTCGGTGCGCATTTGTGAAGCGTGGGGGATGCCCCACTGAAAAAACAATTATGAAAAATTTACTGCAACATTTTGATCAGCCCAATTAGGGTCAACACTTACCCAACACACATCCCTCCATTATCCTGGGACTGTGATCTTCGTCCATAAAAAAGCCCATAGTGAAACATCaagaaaaataatgtaaataggAAAACAAAAGAGCTGTGGAACAACCACATAAGCTGCTGGATCACTCCTGGCAAATGCATTTTTGTAATACTCAagtcagaatacttttgaaaTGAAAGCTTGGTTTAGCATTTAGTGTCCATAAATCTCAACTTTCTGGAATGGTGCAGCGTTTAAATAGCTCAAGCTGAGAGTTGTGTAGTGCGGGTGTTGCCAAACGTTCTGATATGAGAATAATAACAAAAAGCAAATGGTGATGACTAATGAGGCAGGGAAAATCAGATAAACATGAATTTATCTCAAGTTAGGCCTAGTAAAAGAGTAAATGAACAGTACTGAGCaggtaaatgtttttgttatcaAAGAAGCCATTTACTTATTATGTACATTATATGAATACATAGACCATCACATGGTAAAAAGAACATACTTTTAACTTATTACAATGCTATGACCTGAAACAATGAGACACTGCAAAGAACTAAATATCccttaaatgtgcattatgtaacattttggcatttaaaaaagcaaatggcaccaccaggccaagttacaggtcacacaCAGTTTAACACTGTATAAGACATACTAggtaaaggaataacatctccatagagacaaaatgCTGGCTCCCaccaaaaagttgcataatgcacctttaaagagcccatattatgctgttttttaaatctattttctaatgttgtttcctcactcactctgttccaccttgtgatgtcatgtggtaatacaggaagtgctccactgtgtttttaaaactcgatacaccttcaccagaatcatttggatgatttcagcccttgaattgcgaatctctactgaactaatggtaaaagttagctgttaacttgaaaactatcacttcatgacatcagaaggtggaacagagcattttgagctttggatgtGTAGACAACCCAataattgtttcattcacacaaacatgtgtgaatgaaacaaaacaactccaggtatatgttttttaggaggtaccaacattctaacatggctgaatgctcacaagggtcaattttgtgcaatataggacctttaaagacaaATCACAAGACATAACTGTATTGACAACATCActtgttacatttaaaataaatataaaaaactggATATTGATAAAAGACACCAATCCCTCCCCAAAACAAGTTTTCATATGACAACACTGTACAAGGTAAAAAACATCTTTTCTATGTATTAAAGATAGTTAATTCATTCATCGTTGCAGACATATTCTACAAACACCTTATCTCTCAGTGCTTCGTTCTCCCTGTAGATGTACATGGGTGAGTTGTGCACAGCAGGGGAGCCTTCAGACTGGCCTTGCTGTGCAATCTGCCTCTCTTCCTCAGCGATCAGATCATTGTATGAAGCAACGCAAAGGTCGTGGTCTTGGAGGGACACCGGGTACCGAGGAGCTGCCTTCTCGATACGAACAGAGCGCCGCACCGGAGTGAAGAAGCGCACTTCCTGTCCATTCACAACTGTGGAGTCTCGGCGCTGACTCGGGTGACCACTGCATAGAAGAAATTAGATAAAGAAGGTTTATTTGCACACACATCAGTAAAAACTGACACACTTTTTTATGTAGtctgaaaacaagaaaaaatacaaaatggagtttaacaacacattttcaggagcttgtgatcaATATAAGcattcatggttctgtttaggagtttgattttcaataaaaaggtgaGTAAAACACTGCTAAGCTTGTGATAGTAATTTTACATGTGAGACTTGTTTAATTGCACAAACCATTGCAAAGACCAGCCCAATTGCATAGACcagctaaatcagctctttctagtcagattgtgttaaaataaagctcagattaaagcctaAATTGAGTAACAGTGTTTCAGGAAGAgtagtgcttacagttagcttcacacccccagggaatgttgatgacatcagctgcaaccTATTaaagcattttgctaaatcttgTGTTTGAAATGGCCTTtgtggacttaaaacaactgcattatggatattagttagcacgtagcagGTTAGCCTGGTTAGAACTCTTAAGGTTagatttttcaaaaagtctatgggaaaaattaatggaaaatttacttctggaacctgAGCAAAATCACTGATAcagtaagtaaatatagacgataaacgataatatttaaaacaaaccgtaaacacacacacaccacaaaagGTATTAATTAATGTACAAAATAgttatgaactgcaataaataaataagagaaaaCCAGCTTGTGTCTATattgagtcatagaagttcataattctaccttctacagctcaaatctcatcgtagaaCAGAAATATACCGGTAACCAAAACGTTCCCCACTAGTGCAAAcaaagtccccacgataaacactgaccacccaaaaataattgttccatctgtcatgtattgaacaataagtagatatagtaattattgtgcgAGGTCTAATGAAAATAGTCCAATCTGCATTCCAATAACACAAAAGAACATTTACCCTGGTGTGGCTGTAATCTTGTATTTGACCATGGAGGAGTTTCCTTTCTCTGCACAAATCAGGGCTCTGGAAGGTTTTGGTGTTACAGGGTTCAGCGCTTCCAAAGAATCTCCAGTTTGTTCCGTTTCTTTATCTAAAAATCAGaaacaaaagataaacaaaGTTTAAGTGTTTCTTTATGGAAACACAAAATTACATCAAAACTAGGCTAAATATGATGTTGATGATGGATGTATTGGAGTGCTGTGGCCCTTTACAGTACATATTAGGAAGACACAAGGTTCAAGGTTACCGGTACTTTATTGGtaccaaccatagactgtatatataaatggacatagtcaacttgctagccgccgcattccaaataggaagtggtcaACAGTTTTACAAAAAACTGTTTTCCCTCCttccataactgctgctatcaggctcatcattttggtcttaaaatgtccatattaacccgctctacatgatcctggtattttttatttcactattgtgtccataactcaacacatgaacattaattacagacaaatcaggtgccctctttccccgaggtcactcccactagtgttaacaatgggtttgactgacagcattgctaagtgccacCCCCTGCTAAACAAGCGAtgcggacgggaaggggcgtcaCCTTACAGGTAACAGGTAAATTTTGTTTGGCAGCGAGTcagctcattcattcattcactcataaAATAAGCACATGTTCATCTGGAGAAGTGACAACAGTGaatagtgcagaataaaagaaataaaacccCATTAGAAACAACAGTAAAACCATTCTCTTGACAAATCACTGTATCTATTGCTTTTTCTACAAATCATCCCAGTGCTTTTTAGTGAAATATCAACAGTTTTAAAAGCCCTTCTGTGGATTGGTGTTGTGAATTAGCCTAGGCTATAAACACTATGATACCTGCAAGAGATTACTGAATTGTTAATCTATGTTTGTTGCATCTGTCCCtattcaaaaaacaaacaaacaaacaaacaaaaaagaacatgCTTTTGTagcgaaaaaaaaacataggccAAATACTAGATTACTCAAGAAACAGAAGCatgattttaaataaagaaataaggaaaaatgcagaataactTCTCTAAACAGAAATCATGGGAAAATCATTAGTTCAAAAATATGGGAAACATGCCACAACATAACCGATACatgtga encodes:
- the LOC117376517 gene encoding uncharacterized protein LOC117376517, encoding MHLPGVIQQLMWLFHSSFVFLFTLFFLMFHYGLFYGRRSQSQDNGGMCVGGASPTLHKCAPTTLMCKRGTCVKLTKKTGLKLEAMFVQDGAIKRDLVIWKIGNRIALLFQYGSSETYVVTVKQSKLELTPLIQTKDEAIIKEHIQNLEPWFQIENVQNHYFCIRAENCNKYVTLFREGRASYLTLSDEQDLTSTFIISPYTM